A single region of the Amphiprion ocellaris isolate individual 3 ecotype Okinawa chromosome 4, ASM2253959v1, whole genome shotgun sequence genome encodes:
- the LOC111588203 gene encoding dnaJ homolog subfamily A member 3, mitochondrial-like isoform X2, producing MASSAARLAARWLAASGSSGRRSGCFLTVPPRHGGGRRAAVPQTHRGGTAATLSSWTRGNVVTLSGLTGMKCPHGTTCHFFHSSSNLANKQDFYEVLGVSRTASQKDIKKAYYQLAKKYHPDTNPDDPEAKEKFAKLAEAYEVLSDEVKRKQYDTYGAAGFDPTRAGAGQQQYYRAGGSNIDPEELFRKIFGEFSGGMGFGNIHNMFDQRPEFVMELTFTEAAKGANKELSVNIDDTCPRCDGRGNEPGTKVSQCQYCNGTGMEAINTGPFMMRTTCRRCGGKGSIINTHCALCRGSGQTRKRQTVNVPVPAGVENGQTVRMSVGSKEILITFRVQRSPVFRRNGADIHSDVFISIAQAILGGTATAQGLHETISMVIPQSCQADQVIRLQGKGIRRMNSYSYGDHYVHIKIRVPKKLTRRQRSLLQSYAEEETDVQGTVNGVTPSAGEK from the exons ATGGCGTCCTCCGCTGCCCGGCTCGCTGCACGCTGGTTAGCGGCATCTGGCTCCTCTGGACGTCGTAGCGGCTGTTTTCTTACCGTTCCTCCGAGACATGGAGGAGGTAGACGGGCGGCGGTCCCGCAGACACACCGCGGAGGGACAGCGGCCACCCTGAGCTCCTGGACTCGCGGAAATGTCGTGACATTGAGCGGACTGACGG GGATGAAATGTCCCCATGGCACCACCTGTCACTTCTTCCACTCCAGCAGCAATCTGGCAAACAAGCAGGACTTCTATGAAGTCTTGGGTGTCTCTCGCACTGCCTCACAAAAGGACATCAAGAAGGCTTACTATCAG TTGGCAAAGAAGTACCACCCAGACACCAACCCAGATGATCCAGAGGCCAAAGAGAAGTTCGCCAAGCTGGCTGAAGCCTATGAG GTGCTGAGTGACGAGGTGAAGAGGAAGCAGTACGACACGTATGGAGCAGCAGGCTTTGACCCGACCCGAGCTGGGGCTGGTCAACAGCAGTACTACAGGGCTGGGGGGAGCAATATCGACCCTGAGGAGctgttcaggaagatttttgGAGAGTTTTCAGGAGGCATGGGCTTTGGAAACATCCACAACATGTTTGACCAAAGGCCTGAG TTTGTGATGGAGCTTACATTTACCGAGGCAGCAAAAGGAGCAAACAAGGAGTTGAGCGTGAACATCGACGACACCTGTCCAAGGTGTGATGGGAGGGGCAATGAGCCGGGCACCAAGGTGTCTCAGTGTCAATACTGCAACGGTACAGGCATG GAGGCGATCAACACAGGTCCTTTTATGATGCGCACCACGTGTCGGCGCTGTGGTGGGAAAGGATCgattataaacacacactgtgctTTATGCAGAGGTTCAGGCCAAACCAGGAAGAGGCAGACAGTCAATGTACCTGTACCTGCTG GAGTGGAAAATGGTCAGACTGTACGCATGTCAGTAGGGTCAAAAGAAATTCTCATTACATTTAGG GTCCAGAGGAGCCCAGTGTTCAGACGTAATGGAGCAGACATCCACTCTGATGTGTTCATCTCCATAGCCCAGGCCATCCTGGGAGGCACAGCCACAGCACAGGGCCTCCATGAAACCATCAGTATGGTG aTTCCCCAGAGCTGCCAGGCTGATCAGGTGATCCGGCTGCAGGGGAAAGGCATCAGGAGGATGAACAGTTACAGCTACGGAGATCACTACGTTCACATCAAGATCAGGGTGCCGAA GAAGTTAACTCGAAGGCAGCGCTCTCTGTTGCAGAGTTATGCAGAGGAGGAGACGGATGTTCAGGGGACTGTCAACGGTGTCACTCCTTCAGCAG gtgaaaaataa
- the LOC111588203 gene encoding dnaJ homolog subfamily A member 3, mitochondrial-like isoform X1, producing MASSAARLAARWLAASGSSGRRSGCFLTVPPRHGGGRRAAVPQTHRGGTAATLSSWTRGNVVTLSGLTGMKCPHGTTCHFFHSSSNLANKQDFYEVLGVSRTASQKDIKKAYYQLAKKYHPDTNPDDPEAKEKFAKLAEAYEVLSDEVKRKQYDTYGAAGFDPTRAGAGQQQYYRAGGSNIDPEELFRKIFGEFSGGMGFGNIHNMFDQRPEFVMELTFTEAAKGANKELSVNIDDTCPRCDGRGNEPGTKVSQCQYCNGTGMEAINTGPFMMRTTCRRCGGKGSIINTHCALCRGSGQTRKRQTVNVPVPAGVENGQTVRMSVGSKEILITFRVQRSPVFRRNGADIHSDVFISIAQAILGGTATAQGLHETISMVIPQSCQADQVIRLQGKGIRRMNSYSYGDHYVHIKIRVPKKLTRRQRSLLQSYAEEETDVQGTVNGVTPSAGGGSNTSSSGAKSTSSEEGKDKQQQKEEGGFFSKLKKMFS from the exons ATGGCGTCCTCCGCTGCCCGGCTCGCTGCACGCTGGTTAGCGGCATCTGGCTCCTCTGGACGTCGTAGCGGCTGTTTTCTTACCGTTCCTCCGAGACATGGAGGAGGTAGACGGGCGGCGGTCCCGCAGACACACCGCGGAGGGACAGCGGCCACCCTGAGCTCCTGGACTCGCGGAAATGTCGTGACATTGAGCGGACTGACGG GGATGAAATGTCCCCATGGCACCACCTGTCACTTCTTCCACTCCAGCAGCAATCTGGCAAACAAGCAGGACTTCTATGAAGTCTTGGGTGTCTCTCGCACTGCCTCACAAAAGGACATCAAGAAGGCTTACTATCAG TTGGCAAAGAAGTACCACCCAGACACCAACCCAGATGATCCAGAGGCCAAAGAGAAGTTCGCCAAGCTGGCTGAAGCCTATGAG GTGCTGAGTGACGAGGTGAAGAGGAAGCAGTACGACACGTATGGAGCAGCAGGCTTTGACCCGACCCGAGCTGGGGCTGGTCAACAGCAGTACTACAGGGCTGGGGGGAGCAATATCGACCCTGAGGAGctgttcaggaagatttttgGAGAGTTTTCAGGAGGCATGGGCTTTGGAAACATCCACAACATGTTTGACCAAAGGCCTGAG TTTGTGATGGAGCTTACATTTACCGAGGCAGCAAAAGGAGCAAACAAGGAGTTGAGCGTGAACATCGACGACACCTGTCCAAGGTGTGATGGGAGGGGCAATGAGCCGGGCACCAAGGTGTCTCAGTGTCAATACTGCAACGGTACAGGCATG GAGGCGATCAACACAGGTCCTTTTATGATGCGCACCACGTGTCGGCGCTGTGGTGGGAAAGGATCgattataaacacacactgtgctTTATGCAGAGGTTCAGGCCAAACCAGGAAGAGGCAGACAGTCAATGTACCTGTACCTGCTG GAGTGGAAAATGGTCAGACTGTACGCATGTCAGTAGGGTCAAAAGAAATTCTCATTACATTTAGG GTCCAGAGGAGCCCAGTGTTCAGACGTAATGGAGCAGACATCCACTCTGATGTGTTCATCTCCATAGCCCAGGCCATCCTGGGAGGCACAGCCACAGCACAGGGCCTCCATGAAACCATCAGTATGGTG aTTCCCCAGAGCTGCCAGGCTGATCAGGTGATCCGGCTGCAGGGGAAAGGCATCAGGAGGATGAACAGTTACAGCTACGGAGATCACTACGTTCACATCAAGATCAGGGTGCCGAA GAAGTTAACTCGAAGGCAGCGCTCTCTGTTGCAGAGTTATGCAGAGGAGGAGACGGATGTTCAGGGGACTGTCAACGGTGTCACTCCTTCAGCAG GAGGGGGCAGCAACACTTCAAGCTCTGGTGCAAAATCGACCAGCTCAGAGGAGGGAAAggacaagcagcagcagaaggaggagggaggcttCTTTTCCAAACTAAAGAAAATGTTTAGCTGA